From one Enterobacter kobei genomic stretch:
- a CDS encoding major outer membrane lipoprotein, whose protein sequence is MNRTKLVLGAVILGSTLLAGCSSNAKIDQLSSDVQTLNAKVDQLSNDVNAIRSDVQAAKDDAARANQRLDNQAHSYRK, encoded by the coding sequence ATGAATCGTACTAAACTGGTACTGGGCGCGGTAATCCTGGGTTCTACTCTGCTGGCTGGTTGCTCCAGCAATGCTAAAATCGATCAGCTGTCTTCTGACGTTCAGACTCTGAACGCTAAAGTTGACCAGCTGAGCAACGACGTGAACGCAATCCGTTCTGACGTTCAGGCTGCTAAAGACGACGCAGCTCGCGCTAACCAGCGTCTGGACAACCAGGCTCACTCTTACCGTAAGTAA